A genomic stretch from Oreochromis niloticus isolate F11D_XX linkage group LG11, O_niloticus_UMD_NMBU, whole genome shotgun sequence includes:
- the tstd3 gene encoding thiosulfate sulfurtransferase/rhodanese-like domain-containing protein 3 — protein MALRSCWRLAGVVPRLLWNNTVQFEACVPGGQGSASSSVSTRPGYKKLLFRTFSSTPASTVVSYEQLKELLVGRKAVVIDVREPWELREYGFIPGSINVPLAQVNTALQLGPEDFKEKYGGELPHQTDNVVFTCLAGMRSKTALNTAITLGYKDVRHYSGGWQDWAKHEQHR, from the exons ATGGCCTTGAGAAGTTGTTGGAGACTTGCCGGTGTTGTCCCGCGGCTCTTATGGAATAATACCGTCCAGTTTGAAGCTTGCGTCCCGGGAGGACAAGGCTCTGCGTCCAGCAGTGTCAGCACTCGCCCCGGTTACAAAA AGTTGCTGTTCCGCACATTCAGTTCAACGCCAGCGAGCACAGTCGTGAGTTATGAGCAGCTGAAGGAGCTCCTGGTTGGGCGGAAAGCGGTAGTTATAGATGTGCGAGAGCCCTGGGAGCTCCGAGAATACGGCTTCATCCCCGGCTCCATTAACGTCCCCC TGGCACAAGTGAACACTGCCCTCCAGCTGGGTCCAGAAGACTTCAAAGAAAAGTATGGTGGTGAATTGCCCCACCAGACAGATAACGTTGTGTTTACTTGCTTGGCGGGAATGAGGAGCAAGACTGCGCTGAACACGGCCATCACACTGGGATACAAAGA TGTTCGGCATTACTCTGGAGGATGGCAGGACTGGGCGAAGCATGAGCAGCATAGATAA